In Listeria swaminathanii, the following are encoded in one genomic region:
- the rpe gene encoding ribulose-phosphate 3-epimerase, with product MTFVAPSLLAADYMNMANSIKEAEDAGADYLHIDVMDGHFVPNLTFGIDMVEQISKTATIPLDVHLMLSNPENYIEKFAAAGAHIISVHIEATPHIHRVIQQIKAAGCKVGVVLNPGTPANVLDAILADVDLVLQMTVNPGFGGQAFIESTTKNMRYLDNWRRENHGSYVIEVDGGVNAETAEKCKQAGVDVLVAGSYFFGAADKAACIQGLKQ from the coding sequence ATGACATTCGTAGCGCCATCTTTACTTGCAGCTGATTATATGAACATGGCAAATTCCATTAAAGAAGCAGAAGATGCAGGAGCTGACTACCTTCATATCGATGTCATGGACGGACATTTTGTACCGAATCTGACATTTGGAATCGACATGGTCGAGCAAATTAGCAAAACAGCGACTATTCCACTGGATGTCCATTTAATGCTCTCAAACCCAGAAAACTATATTGAAAAATTTGCCGCGGCTGGAGCGCACATTATTTCCGTGCACATCGAAGCCACACCGCACATCCACCGCGTCATTCAACAAATTAAAGCAGCCGGCTGTAAAGTGGGAGTCGTACTCAATCCGGGAACTCCGGCAAATGTGCTGGATGCCATTTTAGCAGATGTAGATTTAGTCTTACAAATGACAGTCAATCCCGGTTTTGGTGGACAAGCATTTATCGAGTCAACTACCAAAAATATGCGCTATCTGGATAATTGGCGCCGTGAAAACCACGGTAGCTACGTTATCGAAGTAGATGGCGGCGTAAATGCTGAAACCGCAGAGAAATGTAAACAAGCCGGCGTGGACGTCCTCGTTGCTGGATCATACTTCTTTGGAGCGGCAGATAAAGCAGCGTGTATCCAAGGCTTAAAACAATAA
- a CDS encoding GNAT family N-acetyltransferase, which yields MTQLTFRNATEQDTKLILRFITELATHEGIEKDVVATEAGLHKALFQEKAAEVIIAEYEDAPVGFALFFHNFSTLLGKKGLYLEDLYIIPEMRGKSFGTQFFSYLSKLALERDCGRFEWWCLNENKSGMDFYEKIGAEKMSEWTVHRLTKAEMEKLSNL from the coding sequence ATGACACAACTCACATTTCGAAACGCGACCGAACAAGACACGAAGTTAATTCTTCGTTTTATTACAGAACTTGCAACACACGAAGGCATTGAAAAAGATGTAGTAGCAACAGAAGCTGGCTTGCATAAGGCTCTTTTTCAAGAAAAAGCAGCCGAAGTAATTATCGCCGAATACGAAGACGCACCAGTTGGTTTCGCACTCTTTTTCCATAATTTTTCCACACTACTTGGCAAAAAAGGTTTGTACTTAGAAGACCTTTACATCATTCCAGAAATGCGCGGCAAAAGTTTTGGAACACAGTTTTTCAGCTATTTATCCAAACTTGCCTTAGAGCGAGATTGCGGCAGATTTGAGTGGTGGTGCTTGAATGAAAATAAATCAGGCATGGACTTTTACGAAAAAATTGGCGCAGAAAAAATGTCAGAATGGACAGTACATAGGCTCACTAAAGCCGAAATGGAAAAACTAAGCAATTTATAA
- a CDS encoding deoxyguanosinetriphosphate triphosphohydrolase: MKWDKLLNDKRRRESGVTRSKNTDVRSAFENDFQRIVMSASFRRLQDKTQVFPLEKSDFVRTRLTHSMEVSTIAKSMGNMVTHTIQEENLDEEFTKEHADKIPEILACAGLLHDMGNPPFGHFGEESIREWFRDNLATITYKNKSLAEILTPQMKEDFYYFEGNAQVLRVVSKLHYLFDQYGLNLTFATLNAVIKYPVSSLKVNKKQIKSKKLGYFYADESLFNEITTATEARDNRHPLTYLLEVADDIAYLNADLEDGVKKGIVNITQILKGFEEVEEHNKVTAACYNELKKKSERYEGQEESFIVQQWLASNVRGQLINRSLEVFYANYDAIMAGTFNDSLIDASSAEQLVHILQSLSFTYIYQDKGIVESEIAGNEIISKLLETFIPAVIYYDSETPERQTAKDKRLLTLISDNYLGCYRKNAEGESETMKLYLRLLLVTDFICGMTDSYAKDLYQRLNGLS; this comes from the coding sequence ATGAAATGGGATAAACTATTAAATGACAAACGCCGCCGCGAATCTGGTGTCACTCGTTCAAAAAACACCGACGTACGTAGCGCTTTCGAAAATGATTTCCAGCGCATCGTTATGAGTGCATCATTTCGCCGTTTACAAGATAAAACCCAAGTATTCCCACTAGAAAAAAGCGATTTTGTGCGTACGCGACTAACTCATTCAATGGAAGTAAGCACCATCGCAAAATCAATGGGAAACATGGTTACACACACGATTCAAGAAGAAAACCTAGATGAAGAATTTACAAAAGAGCACGCAGATAAAATCCCGGAAATCCTCGCTTGTGCAGGATTGTTACATGATATGGGGAATCCGCCGTTCGGCCATTTTGGCGAAGAAAGCATCCGCGAGTGGTTCCGCGACAATTTAGCAACCATCACTTACAAAAATAAAAGCCTAGCCGAAATCCTGACACCACAAATGAAAGAAGACTTTTACTACTTTGAAGGTAACGCCCAAGTGCTCCGTGTAGTCTCAAAACTACATTATCTTTTCGACCAATACGGCTTAAACCTAACATTTGCAACTTTAAACGCAGTCATCAAATACCCAGTTTCTTCTTTAAAAGTAAATAAAAAACAAATTAAAAGTAAAAAACTAGGCTACTTTTACGCCGATGAATCCCTTTTTAATGAAATAACAACTGCCACAGAAGCGCGCGATAACCGTCATCCGCTCACTTATTTACTAGAAGTAGCAGACGACATCGCTTACCTAAATGCAGACCTAGAAGACGGTGTGAAAAAAGGCATCGTCAACATCACACAAATTTTAAAAGGATTTGAAGAAGTAGAAGAGCATAATAAAGTCACTGCCGCATGCTATAACGAACTCAAGAAAAAAAGCGAGCGCTACGAAGGACAAGAAGAAAGTTTCATCGTACAACAATGGCTAGCATCCAACGTTCGCGGCCAATTAATCAATCGTTCACTCGAAGTGTTTTACGCGAACTACGACGCAATCATGGCAGGCACATTCAACGACTCACTCATTGATGCATCAAGCGCTGAACAACTCGTTCATATTTTACAAAGCCTGTCATTCACGTATATTTATCAAGATAAAGGCATCGTTGAATCCGAAATCGCCGGCAATGAAATCATCTCCAAATTGCTCGAAACGTTTATCCCGGCAGTGATTTACTACGACAGCGAAACCCCAGAACGCCAAACAGCCAAAGATAAACGGCTACTAACCTTGATTTCCGACAACTACCTAGGCTGCTACCGCAAAAACGCAGAAGGCGAAAGCGAAACGATGAAACTGTACTTGCGATTACTTCTCGTAACAGACTTCATTTGCGGCATGACCGACAGCTACGCGAAAGATTTATATCAACGGTTGAATGGACTAAGTTAA
- a CDS encoding deoxyguanosinetriphosphate triphosphohydrolase, which yields MEWTTLLNRETISRKRNPGNGDLRNAFENDYQRIILSASFRRLQDKTQVFPLEKNDFIRTRLTHSLEVSTIAKSMGTLVGSQIVERNIDPSFTEQNIRELSDLLASAGLLHDIGNPPFGHFGETAIRQWFAKELPTLKIDDISINSLLEKQMRNDFLHFEGNAQVLRVVTKLHQLFETSYGMNLTSATLNSFVKYPVNSLQINKTHIKSKKMGYFYSEKDIFEKITEQTGTNGNRHPVTFLLEAADDISYLIADLEDAVKKGILSIDTIIERNSEFSTSKNPILKDSFEKLLQIKKSCKKDISIFQAWTATNVRGILISAVVKNFFDNYSNIMTGIFDKALLQTCSLNELVTALEQICIDHVFTDKKIIASELAGKKIIYGLLDLFVPAAIYYDSDYVDPNEDESKRLIELISDNHLSSYHKNSRDKSKNEKLYLRLLLVTDFICGMTDTYAKDLYQELNGIY from the coding sequence ATGGAATGGACAACTTTGTTAAACCGGGAAACAATATCGCGAAAAAGGAATCCTGGGAACGGTGATTTAAGAAACGCATTTGAAAATGATTATCAAAGAATAATTTTAAGCGCTTCTTTTCGTAGATTACAAGATAAAACACAGGTCTTCCCTTTAGAAAAAAATGATTTTATTAGAACGAGATTAACGCATTCTTTAGAAGTTTCTACAATCGCTAAATCTATGGGGACTTTAGTTGGCTCACAAATAGTTGAACGTAATATTGATCCCAGCTTCACAGAACAAAATATTCGAGAATTATCTGACCTTTTAGCCTCTGCTGGATTACTCCATGATATTGGTAATCCACCGTTTGGGCATTTTGGTGAAACAGCTATCAGACAGTGGTTTGCTAAAGAACTTCCCACCCTTAAGATAGATGATATTTCAATAAATTCTCTTTTAGAAAAACAAATGCGCAATGACTTTCTACATTTTGAAGGAAATGCACAAGTTCTTCGTGTAGTTACTAAATTACATCAACTTTTCGAAACAAGTTATGGGATGAATTTAACATCTGCTACGTTAAACTCGTTTGTTAAGTATCCTGTTAATTCTCTTCAAATAAATAAAACTCATATTAAAAGTAAAAAAATGGGATACTTTTATTCTGAAAAAGATATTTTTGAAAAAATCACTGAACAAACAGGAACAAATGGAAATAGGCACCCAGTTACTTTTTTATTAGAAGCCGCTGATGATATTAGCTACTTAATAGCCGATTTAGAAGATGCAGTAAAAAAAGGAATTCTTTCTATAGACACTATTATAGAAAGAAACTCAGAATTTAGTACTTCAAAAAACCCAATTCTAAAAGATAGTTTTGAAAAATTACTACAAATCAAGAAAAGTTGCAAAAAAGATATATCCATTTTCCAAGCGTGGACTGCAACTAATGTTCGGGGCATCTTAATAAGTGCTGTGGTTAAAAACTTCTTCGACAATTACTCTAATATAATGACTGGTATCTTTGACAAAGCTTTACTACAAACTTGCAGTCTTAATGAATTAGTAACAGCTTTAGAACAAATCTGCATTGATCACGTTTTTACTGATAAAAAAATTATCGCCTCAGAACTAGCAGGTAAGAAAATAATTTATGGCTTATTAGATCTTTTTGTTCCTGCTGCAATTTATTACGATTCTGACTATGTAGATCCTAATGAAGATGAATCTAAACGTTTAATAGAATTGATATCAGACAACCATCTGTCTTCTTATCACAAAAACTCAAGAGATAAAAGCAAAAATGAAAAGCTTTATTTACGCTTATTATTGGTTACAGATTTTATATGTGGTATGACAGATACTTATGCAAAAGATTTATATCAAGAGCTTAATGGTATATATTAA
- the rpsL gene encoding 30S ribosomal protein S12, with translation MPTINQLVRKPRQSKIKKSTSPALNKGLNSFKRELTDVNSPQKRGVCTRVGTMTPKKPNSALRKYARVRLSNGIEVTAYIPGIGHNLQEHSVVLIRGGRVKDLPGVRYHIVRGALDTAGVENRGQSRSKYGTKKPKK, from the coding sequence ATGCCTACAATTAACCAATTAGTACGCAAACCTCGTCAATCTAAAATCAAAAAATCTACATCACCTGCTTTGAACAAGGGCCTAAACAGTTTTAAAAGAGAACTAACAGACGTTAACTCTCCTCAAAAACGTGGCGTATGTACTCGTGTTGGTACCATGACTCCTAAAAAACCTAACTCGGCGCTTCGTAAATATGCCCGTGTACGTTTGAGTAATGGTATTGAAGTAACAGCTTACATTCCTGGTATTGGTCACAACTTACAAGAACATAGTGTTGTTCTTATTCGTGGTGGACGTGTAAAAGATTTACCAGGGGTACGTTATCATATCGTTCGTGGAGCGCTTGATACAGCTGGTGTTGAAAATAGAGGACAAAGCCGTTCTAAATACGGTACGAAAAAACCTAAAAAATAA
- the rpsG gene encoding 30S ribosomal protein S7 yields the protein MPRKGPVTKRDVLPDPIYNSKLVTRLINKMMVDGKRGKSQAILYSAFDIIAQETGKDPMEVFEQAMKNIMPLLEVKARRVGGANYQVPIEVRADRRSTLGLRWLVNYARLRGEKTMEVRVAREIMDAANNTGASVKKREDTHKMADANRAFAHYRW from the coding sequence ATGCCTCGTAAAGGTCCTGTTACTAAACGTGACGTGTTACCAGATCCGATTTATAATTCGAAACTAGTAACTCGTTTAATTAATAAAATGATGGTTGACGGAAAACGTGGAAAGTCTCAAGCTATCCTATATTCCGCATTCGATATCATTGCACAAGAAACTGGTAAAGATCCGATGGAAGTATTTGAACAAGCTATGAAGAACATTATGCCTCTTCTTGAAGTTAAAGCTCGCCGTGTAGGTGGTGCTAACTATCAAGTACCTATCGAAGTACGTGCTGACCGTCGTTCTACTCTTGGTCTTCGTTGGTTAGTTAATTATGCTCGCCTTCGTGGAGAAAAAACAATGGAAGTACGTGTTGCTCGCGAAATCATGGATGCTGCCAATAATACTGGTGCTTCTGTTAAGAAACGCGAAGATACACACAAAATGGCTGATGCTAACAGAGCGTTCGCTCACTATCGTTGGTAA
- the fusA gene encoding elongation factor G, with the protein MAREFSLEKTRNIGIMAHIDAGKTTTTERILFYTGRIHKIGETHEGASQMDWMEQEQERGITITSAATTAQWKGYRVNIIDTPGHVDFTVEVERSLRVLDGAVAVLDAQSGVEPQTETVWRQATTYGVPRVVFVNKMDKIGADFLYSVGTLHDRLAANAHPIQLPIGAEDTFEGIIDLIEMNALYYEDDLGNDPHIKEIPADLKDLADEYRGKLVEAVAELDEELMMKYLEGEEITKEELKAGIRKGTLNVEFYPVVCGTAFKNKGVQPMLDAVLDYLPAPTDVPAINGVLPDGEEAARHADDSEPFSSLAFKVMTDPYVGRLTFFRVYSGTLNSGSYVQNSTKGKRERVGRILQMHANHREEISIVYAGDIAAAVGLKDTTTGDTLCDEKEQIILESMEFPEPVIQVAIEPKSKADQDKMGQALAKLAEEDPTFRAETDQETGQTLISGMGELHLDILVDRMRREFRVEANVGDPQVSYRETFRKSAQVEGKFVRQSGGRGQYGHVWIEFGPNEEGKGFEFENAIVGGVVPREYIPAVQAGLEGALDNGVLAGYPLIDIKAKLYDGSYHDVDSNEMAFKVAASMALRNAAKKCDPVILEPMMAVEVVIPEEYLGDIMGNITSRRGRVDGMEARGNAQVVRAFVPLANMFGYATHLRSGTQGRGVYTMQFDHYEEVPKSIAEEIIKANGGNNKED; encoded by the coding sequence ATGGCTAGAGAGTTCTCCTTAGAAAAGACTCGTAATATTGGTATCATGGCCCACATTGATGCGGGTAAAACTACCACTACTGAACGTATCCTTTTCTATACAGGGCGTATTCACAAAATTGGTGAAACCCATGAAGGTGCTTCTCAAATGGACTGGATGGAGCAAGAGCAAGAACGTGGTATTACTATCACTTCTGCTGCGACAACAGCTCAATGGAAAGGCTACCGAGTAAACATTATCGATACACCTGGACACGTAGATTTCACAGTTGAAGTTGAACGTTCGCTTCGTGTACTTGATGGTGCTGTTGCGGTTCTAGATGCACAATCTGGTGTAGAACCACAAACAGAAACAGTTTGGCGTCAAGCTACTACTTACGGGGTTCCTCGTGTAGTATTCGTCAACAAAATGGACAAAATCGGCGCAGATTTCCTATATTCTGTAGGTACTTTGCATGATCGTTTGGCTGCCAATGCGCACCCAATCCAACTCCCAATCGGGGCCGAAGATACATTTGAAGGTATCATTGACTTAATCGAAATGAACGCGTTGTATTACGAAGATGATTTAGGAAATGACCCTCATATTAAAGAAATTCCAGCTGATCTGAAAGACTTAGCAGACGAATACCGCGGTAAATTAGTGGAAGCAGTTGCTGAACTTGACGAAGAGCTAATGATGAAATACCTAGAAGGCGAAGAAATTACAAAAGAAGAACTTAAAGCTGGTATCCGTAAAGGAACACTTAACGTTGAGTTCTATCCTGTAGTTTGTGGTACAGCATTCAAAAACAAAGGTGTTCAACCAATGTTAGATGCAGTACTTGATTACCTTCCAGCACCAACAGATGTTCCAGCTATTAACGGCGTATTGCCTGATGGAGAAGAAGCTGCTCGTCACGCTGATGATTCAGAACCATTCTCTTCCCTAGCATTCAAAGTTATGACTGACCCTTATGTTGGACGCTTAACTTTCTTCCGTGTTTATTCCGGTACTTTGAATTCCGGTTCATATGTACAAAACTCGACTAAAGGTAAACGTGAACGTGTTGGACGTATCCTTCAAATGCACGCTAATCACCGTGAAGAGATTTCGATCGTATACGCTGGTGACATCGCTGCTGCCGTAGGACTTAAAGATACAACTACTGGGGACACTTTATGTGATGAAAAAGAACAAATTATCTTAGAATCCATGGAATTCCCAGAACCAGTTATCCAAGTAGCTATCGAGCCTAAATCGAAAGCTGACCAAGATAAAATGGGGCAAGCTCTTGCGAAACTAGCGGAAGAAGATCCAACTTTCCGTGCTGAAACTGACCAAGAAACTGGCCAAACTCTTATCTCCGGTATGGGTGAACTTCACCTTGACATCCTTGTTGACCGTATGAGACGTGAATTCCGCGTTGAAGCTAACGTTGGTGATCCACAAGTTTCTTACCGTGAAACATTCCGTAAATCTGCTCAAGTTGAAGGTAAATTCGTACGTCAATCCGGTGGACGTGGACAATATGGTCACGTTTGGATTGAATTCGGACCAAACGAAGAAGGTAAAGGATTTGAATTTGAAAATGCAATCGTTGGTGGGGTTGTTCCACGTGAATACATCCCAGCTGTACAAGCAGGTCTTGAAGGCGCACTAGATAATGGTGTACTTGCAGGCTACCCACTGATTGACATCAAAGCAAAACTTTACGACGGATCTTACCATGACGTCGATTCCAATGAAATGGCCTTCAAAGTGGCTGCTTCAATGGCATTACGTAATGCTGCTAAGAAATGTGATCCTGTAATCCTTGAGCCAATGATGGCTGTAGAGGTTGTTATCCCAGAAGAATACCTTGGTGATATCATGGGTAACATTACTTCCCGTCGTGGTCGTGTAGATGGTATGGAAGCTCGCGGTAACGCTCAAGTTGTTCGCGCATTTGTACCACTTGCAAACATGTTTGGTTATGCAACTCACCTTCGTTCAGGTACGCAAGGTCGTGGTGTATACACTATGCAATTTGACCACTATGAAGAAGTTCCTAAATCTATTGCTGAAGAAATCATTAAAGCTAATGGTGGAAACAACAAAGAAGATTAA
- the tuf gene encoding elongation factor Tu, which produces MAKEKFDRSKPHVNIGTIGHVDHGKTTLTAAITTVLAKKGYADAQAYDQIDGAPEERERGITISTAHVEYQTDTRHYAHVDCPGHADYVKNMITGAAQMDGAILVVSAADGPMPQTREHILLSRQVGVPYIVVFMNKCDMVDDEELLELVEMEIRDLLTEYEFPGDDIPVIKGSALKALQGEADWEAKIDELMEAVDSYIPTPERDTEKPFMMPVEDVFSITGRGTVATGRVERGQVKVGDEVEVIGIEEESKKVVVTGVEMFRKLLDYAEAGDNIGALLRGVAREDIQRGQVLAKPGSITPHTNFKAETYVLTKEEGGRHTPFFNNYRPQFYFRTTDVTGIVTLPEGTEMVMPGDNIELAVELIAPIAIEDGTKFSIREGGRTVGAGVVSNISK; this is translated from the coding sequence ATGGCAAAAGAAAAATTTGACCGCTCTAAACCCCATGTTAACATTGGTACTATTGGACACGTTGACCATGGTAAAACAACTTTAACTGCTGCAATTACAACTGTACTTGCTAAAAAAGGCTATGCTGATGCACAAGCATATGACCAAATTGATGGTGCTCCAGAAGAAAGAGAACGTGGTATCACAATCTCTACTGCTCACGTTGAGTACCAAACTGATACACGTCACTATGCACACGTTGACTGCCCAGGACATGCCGATTACGTTAAAAACATGATCACTGGTGCTGCACAAATGGACGGAGCTATCTTAGTAGTATCTGCTGCTGATGGCCCAATGCCACAAACTCGTGAACATATCTTACTTTCACGTCAAGTTGGTGTTCCATACATCGTTGTATTCATGAACAAATGTGACATGGTTGACGATGAAGAATTACTAGAATTAGTTGAAATGGAAATTCGTGATCTATTAACTGAATATGAATTCCCTGGCGATGACATTCCTGTAATCAAAGGTTCAGCTCTTAAAGCACTTCAAGGTGAAGCTGACTGGGAAGCTAAAATTGACGAGTTAATGGAAGCTGTAGATTCTTACATTCCAACTCCAGAACGTGATACTGAAAAACCATTCATGATGCCAGTTGAGGATGTATTCTCAATCACTGGTCGTGGAACAGTTGCAACTGGACGTGTTGAACGTGGACAAGTTAAAGTTGGTGACGAAGTAGAAGTTATCGGTATCGAAGAAGAAAGCAAAAAAGTAGTAGTAACTGGAGTAGAAATGTTCCGTAAATTACTAGACTACGCTGAAGCTGGCGACAACATTGGCGCACTTCTACGTGGTGTTGCTCGTGAAGATATCCAACGTGGTCAAGTATTAGCTAAACCAGGTTCGATTACTCCACACACTAACTTCAAAGCTGAAACTTATGTTTTAACTAAAGAAGAAGGTGGACGTCATACTCCATTCTTCAACAACTACCGCCCACAATTCTATTTCCGTACTACTGATGTAACTGGTATTGTTACACTTCCAGAAGGTACTGAAATGGTAATGCCTGGTGATAACATTGAGCTTGCAGTTGAACTAATTGCACCAATCGCTATCGAAGACGGTACTAAATTCTCTATCCGTGAAGGCGGACGTACAGTAGGCGCTGGCGTTGTTTCTAACATCAGCAAATAA